One segment of Candidatus Eremiobacterota bacterium DNA contains the following:
- a CDS encoding secondary thiamine-phosphate synthase enzyme YjbQ, giving the protein MKYHSVTTHHRTELINITGWIRSEVQKSGIQEGICVVFVPHTTAAVTINESADPAVVEDLISHLDKAVPKSNYYRHSEGNSDSHIKASLFGSSETLLISDGDLVLGTWQGVFFCEFDGPRTRKVFLTFVAS; this is encoded by the coding sequence ATGAAATATCATTCTGTCACGACCCATCACAGGACGGAGCTTATCAATATCACAGGATGGATAAGGAGCGAGGTACAGAAATCAGGGATACAGGAGGGGATTTGCGTGGTTTTTGTGCCCCATACCACGGCAGCGGTCACCATCAATGAGAGCGCCGACCCTGCCGTCGTGGAGGACCTCATTTCCCACCTTGACAAGGCGGTGCCCAAATCCAATTACTATCGCCACAGTGAGGGGAATTCGGACTCCCATATCAAGGCCAGCCTTTTCGGGTCTTCAGAGACGCTTCTTATCAGCGATGGCGATCTGGTCCTGGGGACCTGGCAGGGAGTCTTCTTCTGCGAGTTTGATGGCCCCCGGACAAGAAAGGTCTTCCTTACGTTTGTCGCCTCTTGA
- a CDS encoding metal ABC transporter permease yields the protein MSEMLHYTFMQRALLAGTIIGALCAVIGVYIVLRGMSFIGAGISHASFGGVALGFLLGVNPVLAAVVFCVATALAIGVVARKGELKEDTAVGIFFSATMAAGILFIGLTKGYNVDLFGYLFGSILAVTGEDIAITLVIGGLVIALVGFFFKELEFISFDAEMAEVVGIPQKRLYFLLLAITALTIVASIKVVGIVLVSALIITPAATAYQLADDFRLMMVLSVVFGVSASVGGLVLSCMLNTASGATIVILATAMFFAATIVSPRRIKGQRKKEDS from the coding sequence ATGAGTGAAATGCTCCACTATACCTTCATGCAGCGCGCCCTGCTCGCGGGAACCATCATAGGCGCCCTCTGTGCCGTCATAGGGGTCTATATCGTGCTCCGCGGGATGTCCTTTATCGGAGCCGGCATTTCCCACGCCTCCTTTGGAGGGGTGGCCCTGGGATTCCTTTTAGGAGTGAATCCCGTTCTTGCGGCCGTGGTCTTTTGTGTGGCCACAGCCCTTGCCATAGGGGTCGTGGCAAGGAAGGGGGAGCTCAAGGAGGACACGGCCGTCGGGATTTTTTTCTCGGCCACCATGGCAGCGGGAATCCTTTTCATCGGCCTCACCAAGGGGTATAATGTCGATCTTTTCGGCTATCTCTTCGGGAGCATTCTGGCCGTGACAGGTGAGGATATTGCCATTACCCTCGTGATAGGGGGTCTTGTCATAGCCCTTGTAGGGTTCTTTTTCAAGGAGCTTGAATTCATCTCCTTTGATGCCGAAATGGCGGAAGTGGTGGGGATTCCGCAGAAAAGGCTCTACTTTCTTCTCCTTGCCATCACCGCCCTTACTATTGTCGCTTCCATCAAGGTCGTGGGGATTGTGCTTGTATCGGCTCTCATCATCACCCCTGCAGCAACGGCATATCAGCTTGCCGATGATTTCAGGCTCATGATGGTTCTCTCGGTTGTTTTTGGCGTCAGCGCTTCGGTGGGAGGCCTTGTTCTGTCCTGCATGCTCAATACTGCTTCAGGAGCAACTATTGTAATACTTGCCACCGCCATGTTTTTTGCGGCGACCATTGTTTCGCCGAGAAGAATAAAAGGGCAGAGAAAAAAGGAGGACTCATGA
- a CDS encoding metal ABC transporter ATP-binding protein yields MENGSTVIRLRDVDLSIKGRSILEHITMDIQAGSFLAIIGPNGAGKSTLLRLILGLMEPTSGTIEVLGREPRHLGALRHNLAYVPQIVSVDLRFPVRVEDAVLMGRYGRIGLFRRPGREDREIVRETMEKVGIAPLARVPLSRLSGGQLQRVFIARALANEPTILFLDEPTSGVDQVTTFNLYELLSTLHSEKMTILLVSHDVGVVANFVDGVACLNRRLIMHGKPEDVLTSHTLEDMYGCDAVFFHHGKVPHMVVEERR; encoded by the coding sequence ATGGAAAATGGCAGCACGGTTATCAGACTGCGCGACGTGGACCTTTCAATCAAGGGCAGGTCTATCCTTGAGCATATCACCATGGATATCCAGGCAGGGAGCTTTCTTGCCATTATCGGTCCCAACGGCGCGGGGAAGTCAACGCTGCTCAGGCTGATACTCGGCCTTATGGAGCCCACGTCGGGGACCATCGAGGTGCTGGGTCGTGAGCCGCGCCACCTGGGAGCGCTCCGCCACAATCTTGCCTATGTGCCACAGATCGTCTCTGTTGACCTGAGGTTTCCTGTGCGCGTGGAGGACGCGGTGCTCATGGGCCGCTATGGAAGGATCGGCCTCTTCAGGAGGCCGGGCAGAGAGGACCGGGAAATAGTAAGGGAAACGATGGAAAAGGTGGGAATTGCCCCCCTCGCCAGGGTTCCCCTTTCAAGGCTTTCGGGGGGGCAGCTCCAGCGTGTCTTTATTGCAAGAGCCCTGGCTAACGAGCCCACCATCCTTTTTCTTGACGAGCCTACCAGCGGCGTGGACCAGGTGACCACCTTCAACCTCTATGAGCTTCTGAGCACGCTCCATAGTGAAAAGATGACGATACTTCTCGTCTCTCATGACGTGGGAGTGGTGGCAAACTTTGTTGATGGCGTGGCGTGCCTCAACAGGAGGCTCATCATGCACGGGAAACCGGAGGATGTCCTTACCTCCCACACCCTTGAGGACATGTACGGCTGTGACGCCGTATTCTTCCACCATGGGAAAGTCCCCCACATGGTAGTGGAGGAGCGCCGATGA
- a CDS encoding ankyrin repeat domain-containing protein, with product MKFILVILLCMMGILNASCAPPPTTGTPSPPPSPVSAVTPADAPPQASPDMAAVMRDAVAKNDLETLKSLLARDKRCASAKNAFGWTALHEAALSNNVEAARLLLEAGSPLEGACRGGDTPLLTATTAGHREVSALLMEGGANIKAKNDKGYTALHNATHMLDSSLVESLISRGADTRAFTKKGLTPLHDAAYHGNVAAVRVLLAEGSPIDEEDGYGWTALHWAAHDGHNDVVKVLVEKGAKLNLKDRSGWTALHKAAYAGNVEVVELLATSGAEINPKDKKGKTPLFYAAKKGNKEAAALLKAKGGR from the coding sequence ATGAAATTTATTCTGGTTATCCTTCTCTGCATGATGGGGATCCTCAATGCATCCTGCGCACCGCCCCCCACCACGGGCACTCCTTCGCCGCCTCCCTCCCCCGTGAGTGCCGTAACGCCTGCTGATGCCCCCCCCCAGGCATCCCCTGATATGGCCGCGGTCATGAGAGATGCAGTCGCGAAAAATGACCTGGAAACACTCAAGAGCCTCCTTGCCCGGGACAAGCGCTGCGCCTCCGCAAAAAACGCCTTTGGCTGGACGGCCCTCCACGAGGCTGCCCTATCGAACAATGTGGAGGCGGCAAGGCTTCTGCTGGAGGCAGGCTCTCCCCTTGAGGGAGCCTGCAGGGGGGGAGACACTCCCCTTCTCACGGCGACCACGGCAGGCCACAGAGAGGTCAGCGCGCTCCTCATGGAAGGAGGCGCCAATATCAAGGCGAAAAACGACAAGGGCTACACGGCTCTCCATAACGCCACCCACATGCTGGACAGCTCTCTCGTTGAATCACTTATCTCCAGGGGTGCCGATACAAGGGCTTTCACCAAGAAAGGTCTAACCCCCCTTCATGATGCGGCATACCACGGCAATGTGGCTGCCGTCAGAGTGCTTCTTGCAGAAGGCTCGCCCATAGATGAGGAAGACGGCTACGGATGGACAGCCCTCCACTGGGCTGCCCATGACGGCCACAATGACGTGGTAAAGGTGCTTGTCGAAAAAGGAGCAAAGCTCAACCTCAAGGACAGGTCAGGCTGGACAGCGCTCCATAAGGCCGCCTACGCGGGAAACGTGGAAGTCGTGGAATTGCTTGCCACTTCAGGTGCAGAGATTAACCCGAAGGACAAGAAAGGAAAGACGCCCCTCTTCTATGCCGCAAAAAAAGGGAACAAGGAGGCGGCGGCTCTCCTTAAAGCCAAGGGGGGCAGATAG
- a CDS encoding DUF2141 domain-containing protein, which yields MRMRGGAIFMLIFLLCLATLAALAADRQEGSITINAEGFRNDKGEMKGALFSSADGFPYESGKALKTFSAPISEGHATATIDAIPYGTYAISLYHDDDSSGKLERGAWGKPKKGIGISNNPPKRNRAPRFDEGQFTLGEPRKSLPITMIYY from the coding sequence ATGAGAATGCGAGGCGGAGCTATCTTCATGCTCATTTTCCTTCTCTGCCTGGCAACCCTGGCAGCCCTGGCGGCCGACAGGCAGGAGGGCAGCATCACTATCAACGCAGAGGGTTTCCGGAACGACAAGGGAGAGATGAAAGGTGCGCTTTTTTCATCGGCCGACGGCTTCCCTTACGAAAGCGGCAAGGCACTCAAGACCTTTTCGGCTCCCATATCGGAAGGGCATGCCACCGCAACCATTGATGCAATCCCCTATGGCACCTATGCGATAAGCCTTTATCATGATGACGACTCAAGCGGCAAGCTCGAGCGCGGCGCCTGGGGAAAACCCAAAAAGGGCATCGGGATATCGAACAACCCCCCCAAGCGCAACCGCGCGCCCCGCTTCGACGAAGGGCAGTTTACCCTGGGGGAGCCCCGGAAGAGCCTCCCGATCACCATGATATATTACTAG
- a CDS encoding HRDC domain-containing protein — protein sequence MSSIEEPVPECTYITTKTGLEAVERSLEKAESAALDTEADSLHHYHQKVCLIQLNVEGSIFIVDPLASIDLSEFFTLLSQKRLILHGADYDLRILRRDFGFSPAQVFDTMLALQLLGYENLGLASLVEHHCGVRLSKSGQKLDWSKRPLSPRMLLYAGNDVRYLPELSAKLEQELRVAGRRQWHRECCEHLLSISFPPARDPEKAWRIKGSSALSGREKAMVKTLWFWREHEASRADVPCFKILNDEQLLALALWAAGVESSSPGGYPLLPRSLKSPRRLTSLEEAIRKAKALSPREWPRPLKKKHGIQRNVDGESLGRLKEVRDTIALSFELTPSILAPQRALSLIASEKPSTREEMSRISGLLDWQVEILYEEFHRALTGEGRKERRAPRTTGKRT from the coding sequence ATGTCATCTATTGAAGAGCCAGTGCCCGAGTGCACTTACATCACCACCAAGACCGGTCTTGAGGCCGTGGAGCGTTCCCTGGAAAAAGCTGAGAGCGCGGCGCTTGATACGGAAGCCGACAGCCTTCACCATTACCATCAGAAGGTCTGCCTTATTCAGCTCAACGTGGAGGGCTCCATATTCATTGTCGATCCGCTCGCCAGCATTGATCTGTCGGAATTCTTCACGTTGCTCTCGCAAAAGCGCCTGATACTCCATGGCGCTGACTATGATCTCAGAATTCTCCGCAGGGACTTTGGTTTCTCACCGGCACAGGTCTTTGACACCATGCTGGCCCTGCAGCTTCTCGGCTACGAAAACCTCGGCCTCGCCTCGCTTGTGGAGCATCACTGCGGAGTGCGCCTCTCCAAGAGCGGCCAGAAGCTCGACTGGTCAAAGCGCCCCCTTTCACCAAGAATGCTCCTTTATGCAGGAAACGACGTGCGGTATCTTCCAGAGCTCTCGGCAAAGCTTGAGCAGGAGCTCAGGGTGGCCGGGCGCCGCCAATGGCACCGGGAGTGCTGTGAGCACCTCCTCTCCATATCGTTCCCTCCTGCACGGGATCCGGAAAAAGCCTGGCGTATCAAGGGCTCCTCGGCCCTCTCCGGCAGGGAGAAAGCCATGGTGAAAACGCTGTGGTTCTGGAGAGAGCACGAGGCGAGCAGGGCCGACGTGCCCTGCTTTAAAATTCTTAACGACGAGCAGTTACTTGCCCTGGCCCTCTGGGCTGCAGGTGTCGAATCCTCATCACCGGGCGGCTACCCCCTTCTTCCGCGATCGCTGAAAAGCCCCAGAAGGCTCACCTCTCTGGAAGAGGCAATAAGGAAAGCGAAAGCCCTCTCACCCCGCGAATGGCCCCGGCCTCTCAAGAAAAAGCATGGAATCCAGAGAAACGTGGACGGCGAGAGCCTCGGAAGGCTGAAAGAGGTCCGTGACACCATTGCCCTGAGCTTCGAGCTTACACCTTCAATACTTGCTCCTCAGAGAGCCCTCTCACTGATTGCTTCAGAAAAGCCCTCCACGCGCGAGGAAATGAGCAGGATCAGCGGCCTGCTTGACTGGCAGGTGGAGATTCTCTACGAGGAGTTCCACAGGGCCCTGACGGGCGAGGGGAGGAAAGAGCGGAGAGCTCCCAGAACCACCGGGAAAAGGACATGA
- a CDS encoding RNA polymerase sigma factor, with translation MEKNLSEQELVKQCIEGDQKAWEVLYRLHYSRVRHIVSWPKWGFGPAEAEDVVQEVFMELVRSLPHYRGEAQISTFLTHLSKNKCVSLLRKKLAKKRGKEDRSVSLDSERTSFDEPQVVAVEGGPTPEEAYMKKEGVETVLAAIPGLSDECQSVIRLRFFQDKSYEEICEELAIPLGTLCSRLKRCLLKLRKVTEKKVGFP, from the coding sequence ATGGAGAAGAATCTGTCAGAGCAGGAACTCGTAAAACAGTGCATTGAAGGTGATCAGAAGGCCTGGGAGGTCCTTTACAGGCTTCATTACTCAAGGGTCAGGCATATCGTGTCATGGCCGAAGTGGGGATTCGGCCCCGCAGAGGCTGAGGATGTCGTGCAGGAAGTCTTCATGGAGCTCGTGCGATCCCTTCCCCATTACCGTGGCGAAGCGCAGATTTCCACTTTTCTCACCCACCTCTCGAAGAACAAGTGTGTGTCGCTCCTCAGGAAGAAGCTTGCCAAGAAAAGGGGAAAAGAGGACAGGAGCGTCTCCCTGGATTCGGAGCGCACCTCCTTTGATGAGCCGCAGGTGGTGGCCGTTGAGGGGGGGCCTACGCCTGAAGAGGCCTATATGAAGAAGGAAGGGGTGGAGACCGTGCTTGCGGCGATCCCCGGGCTCTCCGACGAGTGCCAGTCCGTGATAAGGCTCCGGTTTTTCCAGGACAAATCATATGAGGAGATCTGCGAAGAGCTTGCCATTCCTCTGGGGACACTCTGTTCAAGGCTGAAGCGCTGCCTTCTCAAGCTGAGAAAGGTCACTGAAAAAAAAGTAGGGTTCCCATGA
- a CDS encoding metallophosphoesterase, whose amino-acid sequence MALCKAFTRKKIVKGILAFTALLIAGAVFITCVEPFSLQITRHELIWEQLPEGLEGLTFTHLTDFHHGKVIPLGYIKKCVARSNALSPDLVFLTGDYVSRAPEYIAPCIEALSSLKSRYGVFAVPGNHDYWTDIATTRKEFARTGIHLLVNRSDTVTIKGASLAVIGLDDLWAGIPDMKTAAAGVSGPEKKILLMHNPDLFEEYAPLGFDLILSGHTHGGQVNIPFIGPPITPSRFGARYAAGLYRKDKSTLYVNRGIGMVSPPIRFFCRPELAFFTIRGKPASR is encoded by the coding sequence ATGGCACTGTGCAAGGCCTTCACCAGGAAAAAAATCGTGAAAGGGATTCTTGCCTTCACCGCTCTTCTCATTGCGGGAGCTGTTTTTATCACCTGTGTCGAGCCCTTCAGCCTGCAGATCACCCGTCATGAGCTCATCTGGGAGCAGCTCCCCGAGGGCCTTGAGGGCCTTACCTTTACCCATCTCACCGACTTTCACCATGGGAAGGTCATACCACTCGGCTATATAAAAAAATGCGTGGCCCGCTCCAATGCTCTCTCGCCCGACCTGGTGTTTCTCACCGGTGACTATGTATCAAGGGCCCCGGAGTATATCGCGCCTTGCATCGAAGCCCTCAGCTCACTGAAAAGCCGCTACGGTGTTTTTGCCGTCCCGGGAAACCATGATTACTGGACCGATATCGCTACCACCAGAAAGGAATTTGCACGCACGGGCATCCATCTCCTCGTGAACCGGAGCGACACCGTCACCATAAAGGGAGCTTCTCTTGCCGTCATAGGCCTCGATGACCTGTGGGCCGGCATCCCCGATATGAAAACGGCGGCAGCGGGAGTGAGCGGTCCAGAGAAAAAAATCCTGCTGATGCATAATCCTGATCTCTTTGAAGAGTATGCCCCCCTGGGCTTTGACCTCATTCTCTCAGGCCACACCCATGGAGGCCAGGTGAACATCCCCTTCATCGGCCCCCCGATAACGCCCTCCCGTTTCGGCGCCCGGTATGCGGCAGGTCTTTACCGGAAAGACAAAAGCACACTCTATGTCAACAGGGGCATCGGCATGGTATCCCCTCCCATCCGTTTCTTCTGCAGACCGGAACTGGCTTTTTTCACCATCAGAGGAAAGCCTGCCTCGCGGTAA
- a CDS encoding zinc ribbon domain-containing protein, whose amino-acid sequence MAEKKESQEGASFLQSLRSTWVEGSPQEAEVVEVGPPLSRSPFLSDLIRARLLLKEGKGNADEVSRQINLMKMRLTPLMASMEQMAAYPEESLLFKGAVEKAQKALVRHKEALEDMDLFFKDGKEFHLDEGIKACQEATDVLYSSYEQFGALNAEISKKSCLQCGTKNPPEVKYCQKCGMEFRVIGGGYQVPLSPGESTKQAKDLLSGNVSIPTVFMAIYEELEKVKAGEVPDEVFVAHVQEVVDLFSLVKPQVEIILGKQLPQLGIDQSLKDSVAEVGRVLIDGIDEVLGGLDQLIRFTDRRVPKYLFDGWTAVMNGGQHILTAQTRFGEMLSQGAAMMKNMEVSGEEHIEQFTREETVLGEEED is encoded by the coding sequence ATGGCGGAGAAGAAAGAATCACAAGAAGGCGCATCATTTCTGCAGAGCCTGAGAAGCACCTGGGTCGAGGGAAGCCCCCAGGAGGCCGAAGTGGTGGAAGTGGGGCCGCCCCTTTCACGATCCCCTTTTCTTTCCGATCTCATCAGGGCCCGCCTGCTGCTGAAGGAGGGGAAAGGGAACGCCGATGAGGTTTCCCGGCAGATAAACCTCATGAAGATGCGCCTTACCCCTCTCATGGCAAGCATGGAGCAGATGGCCGCCTATCCTGAAGAGTCTCTCCTTTTCAAGGGCGCCGTGGAAAAGGCGCAGAAGGCCCTTGTCAGGCATAAGGAAGCTCTTGAGGACATGGACCTCTTTTTCAAGGACGGCAAGGAATTTCATCTCGATGAAGGGATCAAGGCATGCCAGGAGGCAACGGACGTGCTCTACAGCTCCTATGAGCAATTCGGCGCTCTCAATGCCGAGATTTCCAAGAAAAGCTGCCTCCAGTGCGGCACCAAAAATCCTCCCGAGGTAAAATACTGCCAGAAGTGCGGCATGGAATTCCGCGTCATCGGGGGGGGGTACCAGGTGCCGCTCTCGCCCGGGGAATCCACAAAGCAGGCCAAGGACCTTCTCTCGGGGAATGTATCGATCCCCACGGTCTTCATGGCCATCTATGAGGAACTGGAAAAAGTGAAGGCCGGTGAGGTCCCTGATGAGGTCTTCGTGGCCCATGTGCAGGAAGTGGTTGATCTTTTCTCGCTGGTGAAGCCCCAGGTGGAGATAATCCTTGGCAAACAGCTCCCCCAGCTCGGCATTGATCAGTCCCTCAAGGACAGCGTTGCCGAGGTAGGCAGGGTGCTGATCGACGGCATTGACGAGGTGCTGGGCGGCCTTGACCAGCTCATCAGGTTCACCGATCGCAGGGTTCCCAAGTATCTTTTTGACGGCTGGACCGCTGTGATGAACGGCGGACAGCATATACTCACCGCCCAGACCCGTTTCGGCGAGATGCTCTCCCAGGGAGCGGCCATGATGAAAAATATGGAAGTGTCCGGTGAAGAGCATATTGAGCAGTTCACCCGCGAGGAGACTGTGCTCGGTGAGGAGGAAGACTAG
- a CDS encoding flavodoxin family protein has translation MNYLGIIGSARKLGNTEILVKEALKKAHERGDKVTLIRLTDMALHPCEGCMACIFKGAPCHINDDMAFLLESLLDAGAVILGAPTYVLAPAGVLKLMTDRLFMMSTRVRSSLAGKRAATVAVAGVRDWEPFSLPLLNMVPLALGMELLDSFAAYAPGPGEVLLHRAVMERAALMGELLDGKALSPPPREAMHCPLCKGTFFLIRSRDVAECPLCALQGTYDEKDGRMHFNPSMDSPSRWSPLSMERHIEGWIKGTERGFRSRSRDILGARKAYRQMDHCFARPS, from the coding sequence ATGAATTACCTGGGAATAATAGGCTCGGCACGAAAACTGGGAAACACCGAGATTCTTGTCAAAGAGGCCTTGAAAAAAGCCCATGAAAGGGGTGACAAGGTCACTCTGATAAGGCTCACCGACATGGCGCTCCACCCATGCGAGGGATGCATGGCCTGTATTTTCAAAGGTGCTCCCTGCCATATCAATGATGACATGGCTTTCCTCCTTGAGAGCCTTCTTGACGCCGGGGCAGTGATCCTCGGCGCACCTACCTATGTGCTGGCGCCGGCAGGGGTGCTCAAGCTGATGACGGACAGGCTCTTCATGATGAGCACAAGGGTCCGCAGCTCTCTTGCGGGCAAGAGGGCTGCCACGGTTGCCGTGGCGGGCGTGAGAGACTGGGAGCCCTTCTCGCTGCCGCTCCTCAATATGGTGCCTCTTGCCCTCGGCATGGAGCTCCTGGATTCCTTTGCGGCCTATGCTCCCGGCCCTGGAGAGGTCCTTCTGCACCGCGCTGTCATGGAGAGGGCTGCCTTGATGGGAGAGCTTCTTGACGGGAAAGCCTTGAGCCCCCCGCCCCGTGAGGCAATGCACTGCCCCCTCTGCAAGGGCACCTTCTTTCTCATAAGGAGCAGGGATGTTGCCGAATGCCCGCTCTGCGCCCTTCAGGGCACTTACGACGAGAAAGATGGCCGTATGCATTTTAATCCCTCCATGGACAGTCCCTCTCGATGGTCGCCTCTCTCAATGGAGAGGCATATAGAAGGGTGGATAAAAGGCACCGAGAGGGGGTTCCGCTCAAGGAGCCGGGATATTCTCGGGGCGAGAAAGGCGTACCGCCAGATGGACCATTGTTTCGCGCGACCCTCGTAG
- a CDS encoding glycosyltransferase family 39 protein, with amino-acid sequence MRKAVALALLLAGVLYLTTCAGILLFTRGGSWHGGPFTIKIHHLWVPIELAVLLAALAVTVLIGPFRKGFREEWKRALGRFRAGEGPSFTIFKGKRIIVLLFLLMALGVRAYKLDVLPLEFHKARQYNNALIARSLYCGLCPPGMEPWKKNFFRVNEFFIEPPLMELLAVGGYFVLGGEHLALPGLLSALLWLAGSWFLYRSIERLAARAGALAGTAYYLFLPFAIRSSRCFMPDPLMTVLVIIFIYYLTMYLESGSRRSLLLATLWASLAVFAKCVCIFTVSAAFAAVLLFRERKALADLVKPLVLFTAGVTLPLVLYGTVFLGESAKGKFFGRFFPALIAKPSFYIQWFQMLELVVGIPFIAAGLLALFIAGRGPRALLGGLIGGYGLTCLFFSYHSITHDYYHMLAIPLIALALGQVTGFLFTYLSELLAPRTLHTLAAALLIVLIGAGTLEGASSASRAEGARRVAMYERIGEMVNHSRNTIILDSSYGLPLKFHGWIEGTAWPTSQDFVYMALEKTAPASVKDFLFMLIEREHADYFIITSPGELEKQKGLRELIEKTCSAETITDSFLIYRIRR; translated from the coding sequence ATGAGAAAGGCTGTTGCCCTTGCGCTGCTGCTGGCGGGAGTGCTCTATCTTACCACCTGTGCCGGTATCCTTCTCTTTACCAGAGGCGGCTCCTGGCATGGCGGCCCCTTCACGATAAAGATTCACCACCTCTGGGTGCCCATCGAGCTGGCGGTGCTCCTTGCCGCTCTGGCTGTCACTGTCCTTATCGGGCCCTTCAGGAAAGGCTTCAGGGAGGAATGGAAAAGGGCCCTTGGGAGGTTCAGGGCCGGGGAGGGCCCCTCGTTCACCATTTTCAAAGGGAAAAGAATCATTGTGCTCTTATTCCTGCTCATGGCCCTGGGAGTGAGAGCCTACAAGCTGGATGTCCTTCCTCTGGAATTTCATAAAGCGCGGCAGTACAACAATGCGCTTATCGCCAGATCGCTCTACTGCGGCCTCTGCCCTCCCGGCATGGAGCCCTGGAAAAAAAACTTTTTCCGCGTCAATGAATTCTTCATTGAGCCTCCCCTGATGGAGCTCCTGGCTGTGGGCGGATATTTCGTGCTGGGGGGGGAGCACCTCGCGCTCCCCGGGCTTCTCAGCGCCCTGCTGTGGCTTGCGGGAAGCTGGTTCCTTTACAGGTCAATTGAAAGACTCGCCGCCAGGGCCGGAGCCCTGGCGGGAACCGCCTATTACCTCTTTCTGCCTTTTGCCATCCGGTCAAGCCGCTGTTTCATGCCCGATCCACTCATGACGGTGCTGGTTATCATTTTTATCTATTATCTCACCATGTACCTCGAATCAGGGAGCAGGAGAAGCCTGCTCCTCGCCACCCTGTGGGCCTCCCTGGCCGTCTTTGCAAAATGCGTCTGCATTTTCACGGTAAGCGCCGCTTTTGCCGCGGTGCTGCTCTTCAGGGAAAGAAAAGCCCTGGCCGACCTGGTGAAGCCGCTTGTCCTCTTCACGGCAGGCGTCACGCTCCCTCTGGTGCTCTACGGGACCGTGTTTCTGGGAGAGAGCGCAAAAGGGAAATTCTTCGGGCGCTTCTTCCCGGCTCTCATTGCAAAGCCCTCTTTTTACATCCAGTGGTTCCAGATGCTCGAGCTGGTAGTGGGAATACCTTTTATCGCCGCAGGGCTTCTGGCCCTGTTCATTGCAGGAAGGGGGCCAAGGGCACTCCTCGGAGGGCTTATCGGGGGATACGGGCTCACATGCCTCTTTTTCAGCTACCACTCAATCACCCATGACTACTACCACATGCTGGCCATTCCCCTCATTGCCCTTGCACTCGGCCAGGTCACGGGGTTTCTTTTTACCTATCTTTCTGAGCTTCTCGCGCCGCGCACATTACACACGCTTGCTGCGGCACTGCTTATAGTCCTTATCGGGGCTGGAACACTCGAAGGGGCATCATCGGCCTCGAGAGCCGAAGGGGCGAGAAGAGTGGCCATGTACGAGAGAATCGGCGAGATGGTGAACCACAGCAGGAACACCATCATCCTGGACAGCTCCTACGGGCTCCCCCTTAAATTTCATGGATGGATTGAGGGCACGGCCTGGCCGACCTCCCAGGACTTTGTGTATATGGCCCTTGAGAAGACCGCTCCCGCCTCTGTGAAGGACTTCCTTTTCATGCTTATTGAGAGAGAGCACGCCGATTACTTCATCATCACATCCCCCGGGGAGCTTGAAAAACAGAAAGGCCTCAGGGAGCTCATCGAAAAAACCTGCTCCGCCGAGACCATTACCGATTCATTTCTCATTTACCGGATAAGGCGCTAG